The following are encoded together in the Tripterygium wilfordii isolate XIE 37 chromosome 18, ASM1340144v1, whole genome shotgun sequence genome:
- the LOC119983404 gene encoding uncharacterized mitochondrial protein AtMg00860-like, translated as MRFPVAVDPVNVEAVIAWRRPKNVGEIRSFLELAGYYRRFIEGFSRIAAPMTQLTRKDVLFVWSDECEQAFLELKTRLMSPPVLVIPDREDRVVKYTSPLLKPHERNYPVHDLELVVVVSTLK; from the exons ATGCGATTTCCCGTAGCAGTGGATCCAGTTAACGTGGAGGCGGTGATAGCGTGGAGAAGGCcaaagaatgtaggagagattcgtagTTTCCTGGAATTAGCAGGGTACTAccgacgttttattgaggggtTCTCACGGATTGCAGcgccgatgacacagttgactcgaaAGGATGTTCTGTTTGTATGGTCAGAcgagtgtgagcaggcttttcTGGAGTTAAAAACTCGACTCATGTCGCCACCAGTATTGGTGATACCTGACAGagag GACAGAGTGGTTAAGTATACTTCACCTCTACTGAAGCCgcatgagaggaattatccggtgcatgatttggagttagttGTTGTAGTGTCCACACTTAAGTAG